Proteins from a genomic interval of Paenibacillus sp. RC334:
- a CDS encoding heme biosynthesis protein HemY, which yields MNCKITRNAAKVLKLELDKEENQGKSLRVVITHSHGDHAHYGLDLDTPKETDTVVSTDKGIDVILENGQPLLDGVKIDYLYFPEEGFVITNPSQGNHGDH from the coding sequence AAATTACTCGCAACGCAGCTAAAGTATTAAAGCTTGAATTGGATAAAGAAGAAAACCAAGGGAAGAGCCTGCGCGTTGTCATTACTCATTCCCATGGAGACCATGCTCATTACGGGCTGGATTTGGACACGCCTAAAGAAACAGATACCGTCGTATCTACAGATAAAGGCATTGATGTTATTTTGGAAAACGGCCAGCCGCTGCTGGATGGTGTAAAAATTGATTACTTATACTTCCCCGAAGAAGGATTTGTCATTACTAACCCTTCCCAAGGTAATCACGGCGACCACTAA
- a CDS encoding DUF1450 domain-containing protein, producing the protein MANDIRVCDECNHIRLKTILPKLQKMAPDAEIKIGCKSYCGPCGKRAFVYVNGRYISAATEDEVLEKAARFIK; encoded by the coding sequence ATGGCCAATGATATTCGCGTATGTGATGAATGCAATCATATTCGCTTGAAAACGATCCTGCCCAAGCTGCAAAAGATGGCACCGGATGCGGAGATCAAAATCGGTTGCAAATCGTATTGCGGTCCTTGTGGAAAGCGGGCGTTTGTATATGTGAACGGACGTTATATAAGTGCAGCTACAGAGGATGAAGTATTGGAGAAGGCTGCGCGTTTTATAAAATAA
- a CDS encoding LTA synthase family protein codes for MLVIRTAGANRTGNMFSRMLLSRYFGFGLFFVLMIGKLVLIHHNLHAQNIDMNPLDYVIAIGSLLLVSFWTLWLSRRGRLVALVVLDILLTALIYSDMVYYRYFQDFITIPVLLQAGQVDSLGGSIASLMYWWDLFFFADWILFIPYVMFMASLRRRYVTSDPYFKTSRRSFTKSFLLRFSKGALAFLIGYIFTFGPIKYYTSTWATGIFVGNWWSMALYNVTGLIGFHGYDIYRYSQDHLGSQPTLAQAESDKDKEWFNQHQKLLQVKNDLSGKYKGKNVMVIQAEAYMNFFIGKKINGQAITPNFDKLTKESMYFNNYYHQTAQGRTSDADFSTHASLHPLPTGSVFIRYADHKFDTLPSILKDTGYSPNAFHVYDSSFWNRYTMYKAMNYDKFYSKKDFEIDEPLGWSLGDKSFFRQTLNDLTTEVKQPFYAYMVGISSHHPYNLPPDAVDLDVGEFEGTMFGDYLKSVHYVDEALGELVDQMKKDGLWDNTILMFYGDHDNSIKDKALYEKFLGKPLTDLDMQKIMNQVPLLVHLPGGSRAGTYTEPAGQLDLTPSVMHLLGISTKPYYFMGNDLFSEKPRMVVLRSGAFTDGRVYYIPSEDGTFSKGTCYNLTTGQPTDVNACGPGYTEALNRLNISDQVITYDLIRQWEPEIKEVTATPSTSN; via the coding sequence GTGTTGGTTATTCGCACGGCCGGTGCAAATCGCACTGGAAACATGTTCAGCAGAATGCTGCTGTCCCGATATTTTGGGTTTGGTCTGTTTTTTGTACTTATGATTGGCAAGCTCGTTCTGATCCACCATAACCTGCATGCCCAAAATATTGACATGAATCCGCTGGATTATGTCATCGCTATCGGTTCGCTCCTGCTTGTGAGTTTTTGGACCCTATGGCTGTCAAGGCGCGGACGTTTGGTCGCTCTTGTAGTGCTCGATATTTTGCTTACCGCTCTCATTTATTCTGACATGGTTTATTATCGGTATTTTCAGGATTTCATTACGATCCCCGTCTTGCTTCAAGCTGGACAAGTTGATTCCTTGGGTGGAAGTATCGCATCTCTGATGTACTGGTGGGATCTTTTCTTTTTTGCAGACTGGATACTGTTCATTCCGTATGTGATGTTCATGGCTTCCTTACGGCGTCGGTATGTAACAAGTGATCCTTACTTCAAAACGTCCCGCCGCTCATTCACCAAAAGCTTTTTGCTTCGCTTCTCCAAAGGAGCGCTGGCCTTCCTGATCGGCTACATTTTTACCTTTGGACCGATTAAATATTATACGTCCACGTGGGCAACCGGCATATTCGTCGGTAACTGGTGGTCGATGGCCCTGTACAATGTAACCGGGCTGATCGGATTTCACGGGTACGACATTTACCGCTATAGTCAGGATCATCTGGGATCCCAGCCTACGCTGGCTCAGGCGGAGTCCGATAAGGATAAGGAATGGTTTAATCAGCATCAAAAGCTGCTCCAAGTGAAAAATGACCTATCCGGCAAGTATAAAGGCAAAAATGTGATGGTCATTCAAGCTGAAGCGTATATGAACTTTTTCATCGGCAAAAAAATCAACGGTCAGGCCATTACGCCTAACTTTGACAAGCTGACGAAGGAAAGCATGTATTTTAACAATTATTATCACCAGACTGCGCAGGGCCGTACTTCGGACGCGGATTTCTCTACACATGCTTCTCTGCATCCGCTCCCTACAGGCTCGGTATTCATCCGTTATGCGGACCATAAATTCGATACGTTGCCTTCTATTCTAAAAGATACTGGCTACAGCCCTAATGCATTTCACGTATACGACAGCAGCTTCTGGAATCGCTATACAATGTATAAGGCAATGAACTATGACAAGTTCTACAGTAAAAAGGATTTTGAGATAGATGAGCCACTCGGCTGGTCACTGGGAGACAAATCCTTCTTCCGTCAAACGCTCAATGATCTCACCACTGAAGTAAAACAGCCGTTCTACGCCTATATGGTCGGAATTTCGAGCCACCACCCGTACAATCTGCCACCAGACGCCGTGGATCTGGACGTTGGTGAGTTTGAAGGGACCATGTTCGGAGACTATCTGAAATCCGTCCATTATGTGGACGAAGCACTAGGCGAGCTGGTCGATCAGATGAAGAAAGACGGATTGTGGGATAATACGATCCTCATGTTCTACGGGGATCACGACAATTCTATTAAAGATAAGGCACTGTATGAGAAATTTCTGGGTAAACCACTCACAGATCTCGACATGCAAAAAATCATGAACCAGGTGCCACTGCTAGTGCATCTTCCCGGTGGAAGCCGCGCGGGAACTTACACTGAACCGGCAGGACAGCTTGATCTGACACCTTCGGTGATGCATCTGCTTGGCATTTCAACGAAACCGTATTACTTTATGGGTAATGATCTGTTCAGCGAAAAGCCTCGTATGGTCGTGCTGCGCAGTGGCGCTTTCACTGATGGTCGTGTGTACTACATTCCATCTGAGGATGGCACGTTCTCCAAAGGAACTTGTTACAACCTCACCACAGGCCAGCCTACGGATGTGAACGCCTGCGGACCGGGGTATACTGAAGCTCTCAATCGGTTGAACATTTCCGATCAGGTGATCACATATGATCTCATTCGCCAATGGGAACCGGAAATCAAAGAAGTCACTGCGACTCCTTCGACATCCAATTAA
- a CDS encoding class I SAM-dependent RNA methyltransferase — MTQLQLIATAPMGLEAVVARELRELGYEDLTVENGRVVFSGDYMDICRCNLWLRTSDRVLIKMGEFAATTFDELFEGTKALPWQDWIPLDGEFPVEGRSHKSQLSSVPASQGIVKKAIVEKLKETYHTDWFEENGPRYVIEVILLNDRALLTLDTTGPGLHKRGYRKLVTEAPLKETMASALIQLSRWTPDRPFYDPCCGSGTLLVEAAMQAWNIAPGLRRTFNSEDWPVIGRELWDQARDEAMDLTRDDIPFEIAGSDIDPGAIEVAEAAVKSAGFAKDISLKVMPVTKVRLEGQYGVMITNPPYGERLSEQSEVEKLIRSLARTAAEMKTWSFFAISSTKQFEHYWGRKADKRRKLFNGRIECQYYQYLGPLPPRRKDTPPLQS; from the coding sequence ATGACTCAACTGCAACTAATTGCAACTGCGCCGATGGGACTTGAAGCCGTCGTGGCTCGGGAGCTCAGAGAACTCGGATATGAGGACCTGACCGTCGAGAATGGCCGCGTCGTTTTTTCCGGTGATTATATGGATATATGCCGGTGTAACCTGTGGCTGCGCACATCAGACCGCGTTCTTATTAAAATGGGTGAATTTGCCGCAACCACCTTCGATGAGCTGTTTGAGGGCACCAAAGCTTTGCCATGGCAGGATTGGATTCCTTTGGATGGTGAATTTCCTGTAGAGGGACGTTCGCACAAATCACAGCTTAGTAGCGTACCAGCCAGTCAGGGAATCGTCAAGAAGGCGATTGTGGAAAAGCTCAAGGAAACCTATCACACGGATTGGTTTGAGGAGAACGGCCCTCGTTATGTTATAGAGGTCATTCTCTTAAATGACCGTGCATTGCTAACGCTCGATACGACGGGTCCGGGGCTGCACAAGCGCGGCTACCGCAAGCTCGTAACGGAGGCACCGCTCAAAGAGACGATGGCTTCGGCTCTTATTCAGCTTAGCCGCTGGACCCCGGATCGACCATTCTATGACCCGTGCTGCGGTTCCGGTACTCTGCTGGTAGAAGCAGCAATGCAGGCATGGAATATTGCCCCGGGATTGAGACGTACCTTTAACTCGGAGGACTGGCCTGTCATTGGTCGCGAGCTTTGGGATCAAGCTCGTGACGAAGCGATGGATTTGACCCGCGATGACATTCCTTTCGAGATTGCAGGCAGCGATATTGACCCGGGTGCCATCGAAGTCGCAGAGGCAGCTGTAAAGTCGGCAGGCTTCGCTAAAGATATCTCCCTAAAGGTAATGCCTGTAACGAAAGTCAGACTTGAAGGCCAATATGGTGTGATGATTACCAATCCACCCTATGGTGAGAGATTGAGCGAGCAATCCGAGGTGGAAAAGCTGATCCGTTCACTCGCACGCACGGCAGCGGAAATGAAGACATGGTCCTTCTTTGCTATCAGCTCCACCAAGCAATTCGAGCACTATTGGGGCCGTAAAGCCGATAAGAGACGCAAGCTGTTTAATGGCCGGATCGAATGCCAATACTATCAGTATCTGGGCCCTCTACCGCCGCGCCGCAAAGATACTCCGCCGTTGCAGTCTTAA
- a CDS encoding O-methyltransferase, whose amino-acid sequence MEITPNMTPEQYVDQLVQEDEALRGIREAIVGEGMPEVSVAHPYGKLLTFLIEASGAQQVLEIGALGGYSGLCLARGLGEKGRIVSLELKEAYAALAHRHMEENGYGDRVEYRLGPAADSLKELQEEGRTFDFFFIDADKENYPVYLEYAIALANPGAIIAGDNCFLRGRTLNTDKNGPAVQAVRRFNETIATDPRLVSTLLPAYDGLALARVK is encoded by the coding sequence GTGGAAATTACACCCAATATGACGCCTGAACAATATGTAGACCAACTGGTACAGGAGGATGAAGCGCTCCGCGGCATCAGGGAGGCCATTGTTGGAGAGGGAATGCCTGAGGTATCGGTGGCTCATCCTTACGGGAAGCTGCTTACCTTTCTGATTGAGGCATCCGGCGCGCAGCAGGTACTGGAGATTGGCGCATTAGGCGGATACAGCGGATTATGTCTGGCCCGTGGGCTGGGAGAAAAGGGACGCATTGTGTCATTGGAGCTGAAAGAAGCGTATGCGGCACTGGCACATAGACATATGGAGGAAAACGGCTACGGTGACCGTGTCGAATATCGTCTCGGACCTGCAGCGGACAGCCTGAAGGAGCTTCAGGAAGAGGGGAGGACCTTCGATTTTTTCTTCATCGATGCCGATAAGGAAAATTACCCGGTGTATCTGGAATATGCGATTGCTCTGGCGAATCCAGGAGCCATTATTGCGGGAGATAACTGTTTCCTTCGCGGACGGACGCTTAATACCGACAAGAACGGCCCTGCCGTACAGGCTGTGAGACGCTTTAACGAAACGATAGCTACGGACCCACGGCTGGTTAGTACGCTTTTGCCAGCCTATGACGGATTGGCATTGGCACGAGTAAAATAG
- a CDS encoding MFS transporter, with protein MKTWETWKVNLIVLWFGQFLVNAGITMITPFLALYLAQDLHVKGEHDIGLWAGVIFAANFLTSFMFQPLWGKLADRYGRKAMLLRSGFGMALVIGCMGLVTHPWQLLALRLLNGTISGFNPASISLVSGTTPKERTGFAMGIMQSGQMAGTILGPLMGGFLADWVGFRPIFYITGALILVASLIAMFLVKEDFSKAEAARIPQISVLAGLKELSHTPQLPALFTVTFLLQFAMISTVSLLPLYVQKLYGSAEGIALIAGFVTAITGVSNMVAAPLLGRLSDKIGAHRILTLALLGTALMLIPQAFVNQVWQLVTIRFFMGIFMGGLLPSVNALIRTYTPEGMESRSFGFNTSSLSLGNMLGAVIGGVLSGFIGIEGLFIMSGVLLIVNIFWVRMKLYDRKPAPDFR; from the coding sequence TTGAAAACGTGGGAGACGTGGAAAGTCAATCTCATTGTGCTTTGGTTCGGTCAGTTTCTGGTCAATGCGGGTATTACGATGATTACTCCATTCCTCGCCCTCTATCTGGCTCAAGACCTTCATGTGAAGGGAGAACATGATATCGGGCTGTGGGCCGGAGTTATTTTTGCCGCAAACTTTTTGACTTCATTTATGTTCCAGCCTCTATGGGGCAAGCTGGCTGACCGATATGGACGCAAAGCAATGCTACTCCGCTCGGGTTTCGGTATGGCTCTGGTGATCGGCTGCATGGGTTTGGTCACCCATCCGTGGCAACTGTTGGCGCTTCGTCTGCTGAACGGTACGATTTCGGGTTTCAATCCGGCTTCGATTTCTCTGGTGTCGGGTACCACACCCAAAGAACGGACCGGTTTCGCTATGGGGATTATGCAATCCGGTCAGATGGCGGGTACGATTCTCGGCCCTCTGATGGGCGGTTTTTTGGCTGACTGGGTTGGATTCAGACCGATCTTTTACATTACAGGCGCTCTTATTCTTGTAGCCTCTCTCATCGCAATGTTTCTGGTTAAGGAAGATTTCAGCAAAGCCGAAGCTGCACGAATACCGCAAATTTCGGTTCTTGCCGGATTAAAGGAGCTAAGCCATACGCCCCAGCTTCCGGCTCTGTTTACCGTAACGTTCCTGCTCCAGTTTGCCATGATCAGTACGGTATCTTTGTTGCCGTTATATGTGCAAAAGCTGTATGGGTCGGCAGAAGGAATTGCGCTCATTGCTGGCTTTGTTACAGCCATTACCGGCGTATCCAATATGGTCGCTGCGCCGCTGCTTGGAAGATTGAGTGACAAGATCGGGGCACACCGCATTTTGACCCTCGCTCTGCTCGGAACAGCACTTATGCTCATTCCACAGGCTTTTGTCAATCAGGTGTGGCAGCTCGTCACGATTCGTTTTTTCATGGGTATATTTATGGGCGGTCTGCTGCCGAGCGTAAACGCGCTGATTCGCACGTATACACCGGAAGGCATGGAAAGCCGTTCGTTCGGCTTCAATACCAGCTCGCTGTCGCTTGGTAATATGCTGGGCGCTGTCATTGGCGGGGTGCTGTCCGGATTTATCGGCATCGAAGGACTATTCATCATGTCAGGTGTCCTGCTGATCGTCAACATATTCTGGGTACGTATGAAGCTCTACGATCGTAAGCCAGCACCTGATTTCAGGTAA